DNA from Ignavibacteria bacterium:
AAGAAATACCGTCGGTGTTGAAATTCCCAATCGCAATCCTTCCATCGTTCAGTTGCGCAGCATTATTCATTCGTCGCGATTTCAGGAATCGAAAGGAAAACTTGTATTGGGGATCGGAAAAACAATCTCGGGAGAAATTTATGTTGATGACTTATCCAAGATGCCGCATTTGTTAATAGCAGGCGCAACGGGTTCGGGCAAAAGCGTTGGCATCAATACGATTGTGATGAGTTTGTTATACCGAATGTATCCGCATGAATTGAAATTTGTCATTGTTGACCCGAAAAAAATCGAGATGTCGCATTATGCGGCGTTGCGGAATCATTATCTTGCCGTTTCGCCGGATATTGACGAAGATATTATTACGAATTCGAACAACGCGGTTATTGTGCTGAAAAGTTTAACGTTTGAAATGGATGCGCGGTATGATTTGCTTGCCAATGCAGGGGTGCGCAATATTTCCGATTACAACGAAAAATTTAATGCGGGAAAAATTCCTGTTTCGGCGGAAGAAGAAAACAGAATTCGTCATCGTCGGTTGCCGTATATTGTTGTTGTCATTGATGAACTCGCCGATTTGATGCTGACCGCGGGGAAAGACGTGGAAACTTCTATTGCACGCCTTGCGCAAATGGCTCGTGCTGTTGGAATTCATCTTGTGCTTGCAACACAACGTCCTTCTGTAGATGTTATCACCGGTGTTATCAAAGCGAATTTTCCCGCGCGCATTGCGTATCAAGTTGCAACGAAAATTGATTCGCGCACGATTCTCGATATGAATGGCGCGGAACAACTTATAGGACAAGGCGATATGTTGTTTCTTCCGGGAAGTAATCCGAAACCGATGCGAATGCAGAACGCATTTGTTTCTACAGAAGAAGTGGAACGCGTTACAGATTATATTGCATCGCAACCGGGATATGCAGAACCGTATCGACTTCCGTCAATCGTGGAGAAAAAACAAACAGGAATAAACGGAGAAGAAATTGCGGGATTAGATGATAAACTGATTGTCGAAGCCGCGCATCTCGTTGTTGCGCATCAGCAAGGTTCCGTTTCGTTGTTGCAGCGGCGACTTGAAGTAGGTTATGCGCGGGCAGGGAAATTGATTGATGCCCTCGAAAAAATTGGTGTTGTTGGTCCTCACACAGGAAGCAAAGCCCGCGATGTTTTGATTGATACGGAAGAAGAACTTTCGAGAATATTGGAAAGTTGGAACATCCG
Protein-coding regions in this window:
- a CDS encoding DNA translocase FtsK; this encodes MSKKKSQKQKPDSSPRRRWQILSVVLMLAALFLIVSIVTFSDDDIRIVEGRSFVSLFSSSFSPQEAGKPETPINVNNSLGLFGAWVANFCITFSLGYPVIAFPFLILLWGSTILFRWNTIKLVVFTSYAVIFSLLLSSFFGIVPRMFSLQLSSSWSGVVGAFLAEGFIKFLGNVGAFLITLAGLFITFVLAAKIDLFRAAQGMKSATTTSFQWIKEKFSNEKSNDDEPGDSFFSIKKTDDEVENESITDDYEEECFDEEASKEQEEQTISPPIIEIRKEPEPRKIVSPKKKEQKYSHETEIVKGALPEDQLDYVLPSVDLLEPIKKQEEISKDELEANAELVKVKLANFDVNIEKVAVTPGPVVTLYELTPATDVKISRIVALQDDLQLALSARGIRIIAPIPGRNTVGVEIPNRNPSIVQLRSIIHSSRFQESKGKLVLGIGKTISGEIYVDDLSKMPHLLIAGATGSGKSVGINTIVMSLLYRMYPHELKFVIVDPKKIEMSHYAALRNHYLAVSPDIDEDIITNSNNAVIVLKSLTFEMDARYDLLANAGVRNISDYNEKFNAGKIPVSAEEENRIRHRRLPYIVVVIDELADLMLTAGKDVETSIARLAQMARAVGIHLVLATQRPSVDVITGVIKANFPARIAYQVATKIDSRTILDMNGAEQLIGQGDMLFLPGSNPKPMRMQNAFVSTEEVERVTDYIASQPGYAEPYRLPSIVEKKQTGINGEEIAGLDDKLIVEAAHLVVAHQQGSVSLLQRRLEVGYARAGKLIDALEKIGVVGPHTGSKARDVLIDTEEELSRILESWNIR